Proteins found in one Candidatus Aenigmatarchaeota archaeon genomic segment:
- a CDS encoding helicase-related protein: MKMEVEELKVGTIIRGKRWKEPIEIKKIDKLEDYIHIVGSTIHSGTHIDQLIPLNEINNLTLEKIESDFLSKPHKVFLAFEGKRYRYASLYDPLLALNVSKVDPLPHQIEAVYGYILKLPRIRFLIADDPGAGKTIMAGLIVKELKLRNLIRRILIVVPGHLKDQWRREMKERFEESFVVMDRGFVDAHYGENVWEKESQIITSIDFAKQDEILPSVIAAHFDLVIVDEAHKMSAYIYGEKTQRTRRYRLGEILSRNSDNLLFLTATPHKGDPENFRLFIDLLEPGFFATSEMLQQSIENKDNPLFIRRIKEDLKDFNGEPLFLPRYIKTLKFNLSEKEKYLYNEVSKYVNEQYNKALAKEKKRNIAFALVILQRRLASSTYALLNSLERRKAKLEELEKIADTKIKFESKVFDFEQIEDLSEEDRWKEEELWETLSVAENKEELRKEIETLKHLIEKAKIIVKEESEVKLKELKKTLDGLNKKYPNKKVIVFTESRDTLEYLEKRVRQWGYTTVIIHGGMRLDQRIEAEKIFKTEKQILVATEAAGEGINLQFCNLMINYDIPWNPNRLEQRMGRIHRYGQQNEVFVFNLVAQDTREGEVLSRIFDKLEEIRDSLGSDKVFDVIGEVFFGKNLQQILIEAAAGAKSREEILKEIDIKVDEAYIEKVKENLGESLASRYIDYTRIKEMSEKAREYKLIPEYTEAFFKKAFLLGGGKFKIRKDGFTTIDSIPYDIRVIAEEDYFRRKFGSLLKTYPKITFDKDIAFKNPDAELVSFGHPLFEAVLEYVERTYSNDLKKGALFIDPEGRLDGYIVFYEGEIKDGLNKIVGKRLFSTYVNQNEVRSVAPTILWDLAEGKSQKEQINIQPTEQRVVSKVISEMENYKKQKLDERQREAKIKEKYGIKSLEYFLVKLDGELIELHSRKERGENVDLAIRNKEEQLKKYQKALEELRDQIEREQTLTMGMPKFIGIIRVKPAETVSDYMKSDEEIERIGMEEAMKYERVHNRNPEDVSVENLGFDIRSHDNDGKIRYIEVKARADVGSVVLTQNEWFKAQRFGDEYYLYVVFNCATKPELLIIQNPAQKLKPEEKIEIVRYLVSLEQIKEKSEKNAR, translated from the coding sequence ATGAAAATGGAGGTTGAAGAATTAAAAGTCGGTACAATCATAAGAGGTAAAAGATGGAAAGAACCTATCGAAATTAAGAAAATCGATAAATTAGAAGACTACATCCATATCGTAGGTTCTACAATTCATTCGGGAACCCATATCGATCAACTGATTCCTTTAAATGAGATTAACAACCTTACTCTTGAAAAAATCGAAAGTGATTTTTTAAGCAAACCACATAAAGTATTTTTGGCGTTCGAAGGGAAAAGATATAGATACGCATCTCTTTACGATCCACTTTTAGCTCTTAATGTTTCAAAAGTAGACCCACTTCCTCATCAAATCGAAGCAGTCTATGGTTATATTCTAAAATTACCAAGAATAAGATTTCTTATTGCAGATGATCCGGGTGCTGGCAAAACAATCATGGCTGGCTTGATAGTTAAAGAATTAAAATTGAGAAACCTCATCAGAAGAATTTTGATTGTTGTTCCAGGTCATTTAAAAGATCAGTGGAGAAGAGAAATGAAAGAAAGATTTGAAGAAAGTTTTGTTGTAATGGATAGAGGTTTCGTTGATGCTCACTACGGAGAGAATGTCTGGGAAAAAGAGAGTCAAATTATAACTTCTATAGATTTTGCAAAACAAGATGAAATATTACCATCAGTAATAGCTGCTCATTTTGATCTAGTTATAGTAGACGAAGCTCATAAAATGAGCGCCTATATCTATGGTGAAAAAACACAAAGAACCCGTAGGTATAGACTTGGTGAAATTCTTTCTAGAAATTCTGATAACCTGCTTTTTCTTACTGCCACACCACATAAAGGAGACCCAGAGAACTTTAGATTATTTATAGACTTATTAGAGCCGGGTTTTTTTGCGACTAGTGAAATGCTACAACAGTCCATTGAAAACAAGGATAATCCGCTTTTCATAAGGAGAATAAAAGAAGATTTGAAAGATTTCAACGGAGAACCATTATTTCTACCAAGATACATTAAAACTCTCAAGTTCAATTTATCTGAAAAAGAAAAATATCTTTATAATGAAGTATCAAAGTACGTTAATGAACAATATAACAAAGCATTAGCTAAAGAAAAGAAGAGGAATATTGCTTTTGCTCTTGTTATTTTACAAAGAAGATTGGCTTCAAGCACTTATGCATTACTAAATTCTCTAGAAAGAAGAAAGGCAAAACTTGAGGAATTAGAAAAAATAGCAGATACCAAGATAAAATTTGAATCAAAAGTCTTTGATTTTGAGCAAATAGAAGATTTAAGTGAGGAAGATAGATGGAAAGAAGAAGAATTGTGGGAAACTTTGAGCGTTGCAGAAAACAAGGAGGAATTAAGGAAAGAGATAGAAACTTTGAAACATCTTATTGAGAAGGCTAAAATAATAGTAAAAGAAGAATCTGAAGTAAAATTAAAGGAGTTAAAAAAGACTCTAGACGGTTTAAACAAAAAATATCCTAATAAGAAAGTCATTGTATTCACGGAGTCTCGTGATACTTTAGAATATCTTGAAAAAAGGGTTAGGCAGTGGGGTTATACCACTGTAATCATACATGGTGGAATGAGGTTAGATCAAAGAATAGAAGCAGAAAAAATATTCAAAACCGAAAAGCAAATATTGGTAGCCACAGAGGCTGCTGGTGAAGGTATCAATCTTCAATTTTGTAATTTAATGATAAACTATGATATTCCATGGAATCCCAACAGACTGGAGCAAAGAATGGGAAGAATCCATAGATATGGCCAACAAAATGAAGTTTTTGTTTTTAATCTTGTTGCTCAAGATACAAGAGAAGGGGAAGTTCTAAGCAGAATATTTGATAAATTAGAAGAAATAAGGGATAGTTTGGGGAGCGATAAAGTATTCGATGTTATTGGAGAGGTTTTCTTTGGAAAAAATTTACAACAAATACTTATTGAAGCTGCTGCAGGAGCTAAAAGCAGAGAAGAAATCCTTAAAGAAATTGATATTAAAGTTGATGAGGCTTACATTGAAAAAGTTAAAGAGAATCTTGGCGAAAGCCTTGCCTCTCGATATATTGATTACACTAGAATCAAAGAAATGTCAGAAAAGGCCAGAGAATACAAGTTAATCCCAGAATATACGGAAGCATTCTTTAAAAAAGCATTTTTACTTGGTGGAGGGAAATTTAAAATAAGAAAAGATGGATTCACTACAATTGACTCTATTCCTTATGATATTAGAGTTATAGCTGAAGAAGATTATTTTAGAAGGAAATTTGGTTCATTACTAAAAACATATCCAAAAATTACTTTTGATAAGGATATTGCATTTAAAAATCCGGATGCTGAACTTGTATCTTTTGGTCATCCGCTATTTGAAGCAGTTCTTGAATATGTAGAGAGAACATATAGTAATGACTTAAAAAAAGGTGCATTATTTATTGATCCTGAAGGACGACTTGATGGGTATATTGTCTTTTATGAAGGTGAAATAAAGGATGGTTTAAACAAAATCGTAGGCAAAAGACTTTTCTCAACTTATGTTAATCAAAATGAAGTCAGATCGGTAGCGCCAACAATACTTTGGGACCTTGCTGAAGGGAAATCCCAAAAGGAGCAAATTAACATTCAGCCAACAGAGCAGAGAGTTGTTTCAAAAGTTATTTCTGAGATGGAAAATTACAAAAAGCAGAAATTAGATGAAAGACAGAGAGAAGCTAAGATCAAAGAAAAATACGGAATAAAGTCACTAGAATACTTTCTCGTTAAGTTAGACGGAGAGTTAATTGAGCTTCATTCAAGAAAGGAAAGAGGAGAAAATGTTGATCTAGCGATAAGGAACAAAGAAGAGCAGTTGAAGAAATATCAAAAAGCATTGGAGGAATTAAGAGACCAGATAGAAAGAGAACAAACATTAACGATGGGCATGCCAAAGTTTATTGGAATCATTAGGGTAAAACCAGCAGAAACTGTTTCTGATTATATGAAAAGTGATGAAGAAATTGAAAGAATAGGAATGGAAGAAGCTATGAAATATGAAAGAGTTCATAACAGAAATCCTGAAGATGTGTCTGTTGAAAATCTTGGTTTTGATATAAGGTCTCATGATAACGATGGCAAAATTAGATATATTGAAGTTAAGGCAAGGGCAGATGTTGGTAGCGTGGTTTTAACACAAAATGAATGGTTTAAAGCACAGAGATTTGGAGATGAGTATTACTTATATGTTGTTTTTAATTGTGCAACAAAACCTGAATTGCTAATTATTCAAAATCCTGCGCAGAAACTAAAACCGGAAGAAAAAATTGAGATTGTGAGATATCTTGTTTCTTTAGAGCAAATAAAAGAGAAAAGTGAAAAAAATGCCAGATAA
- a CDS encoding DUF1156 domain-containing protein, whose protein sequence is MPDKRFIEESFPVKEVSEESAKEKNIRHGHISTLHIWWARRPLASSRATAYAALIPAAKNAEEWNKKRNFIIELCKWENSNNKNLRERARKDILEANDGKPPKVLDPFAGGGAIPLEALRLGCETYASDYNPVAVLIEKCTLEYPQRYGEKLVKDVKKWGEWVLEEAKKELAEFYPNDKEEKKEYFANFTEESIPVGYIWVRTIKCQNPRCEAEIPLMRQFWLAKKPGRQISLYPYVKGKKVEFKIVGTGYEKMPNDFNPEKGTVARAIATCLVCGNVVSDKDVRKQFQEGKAGQRMVAVVLHNPKKQGKFYRIATEKDFEAYEKAEEYLEKKRQQLIEEWGFDPVPDEELDWNTLKQRDVMRYGILKWGDLFNSRQKLALITFTEKVRLAYKKMLEEGYEKDYAKVVVSYLGLALTKLSPKSCNVSTWHSGSENPERTLAKNSIPMQWEYPESNIIESEGATGYNGNILQIVTSLSEIKLNKREIFLKIMCSSAISLPYPDNFFDAVFTDPPYYDNINYAELSDFFYVWLKRSIGDLYPDLFMAPLTPKSEEIVSNPIRHGDSEKAKQFFEDMIKKAFKEIYRVLKPNGIAIIVYAHKTTAGWETITNALLESGLTITASWPISTEMKSRLLAKETAALQSSIYIVARKIQKKGIGLYPKVRRELREYLDKKLERLWQEGISGADFFIAAIGAGIEVFGKYEKVIDDEGKEVKADKLLEEIREVTANFAVRQILHDGFTGEVSPLTRFYVLWRWNFGEAKVHFDEARKLAQSFGINLEREWNKGFIRKEKEFIRVLGPKERNIKDLEDSEELIDALHYVLLLWEKGEKEKLLKKLSESYGNSEAFYRVVQAITQCLPNESKEKKLLEGCFPSGKKERLMEEIRSLTSQSKLGRWVK, encoded by the coding sequence ATGCCAGATAAACGTTTCATAGAAGAAAGCTTCCCTGTAAAGGAAGTGAGTGAGGAGTCGGCTAAAGAGAAAAACATTAGACATGGTCATATTTCTACTCTGCATATTTGGTGGGCTCGTCGCCCTTTAGCAAGTTCAAGAGCAACTGCTTATGCTGCTTTGATTCCTGCAGCAAAAAATGCTGAAGAATGGAACAAAAAAAGAAATTTTATCATTGAATTATGTAAATGGGAGAATTCTAACAACAAAAACTTGAGAGAGAGGGCAAGAAAAGATATTTTGGAAGCTAATGATGGTAAACCACCAAAGGTTCTTGATCCTTTTGCTGGTGGTGGGGCTATTCCATTAGAAGCATTAAGACTTGGTTGTGAAACTTACGCTTCTGATTATAATCCTGTTGCTGTTTTAATCGAAAAATGTACTTTAGAATATCCTCAAAGGTATGGAGAAAAGCTCGTAAAAGATGTTAAGAAATGGGGAGAATGGGTTTTAGAAGAAGCAAAAAAAGAGCTTGCTGAATTTTATCCTAATGATAAAGAAGAAAAGAAAGAATATTTTGCTAATTTTACAGAAGAAAGCATTCCTGTTGGTTATATCTGGGTAAGAACCATTAAATGTCAGAACCCAAGATGCGAGGCAGAAATTCCTTTAATGAGACAATTCTGGCTTGCTAAAAAACCAGGAAGACAAATTTCTCTTTATCCTTATGTTAAAGGCAAGAAAGTAGAATTCAAGATTGTTGGAACTGGTTATGAAAAAATGCCAAATGATTTTAATCCTGAAAAAGGAACTGTTGCAAGAGCTATAGCAACCTGTTTAGTTTGCGGAAATGTTGTTTCTGATAAAGATGTGAGAAAACAATTTCAAGAAGGCAAAGCAGGACAGAGGATGGTTGCAGTAGTTTTACACAATCCAAAAAAACAAGGAAAGTTTTACAGAATAGCAACAGAAAAAGATTTTGAAGCTTACGAAAAAGCAGAAGAATATTTAGAAAAGAAAAGACAACAGCTAATTGAAGAATGGGGATTTGACCCTGTGCCGGATGAGGAATTGGATTGGAATACTTTAAAACAAAGGGATGTTATGCGCTATGGAATTTTAAAATGGGGCGACCTTTTCAACTCACGGCAGAAGTTGGCGTTGATAACTTTTACAGAGAAGGTAAGGCTTGCATACAAGAAGATGCTTGAAGAAGGATACGAAAAGGATTATGCAAAGGTGGTGGTGAGTTATTTGGGGTTAGCACTTACAAAACTCTCTCCTAAAAGTTGTAATGTAAGCACTTGGCATTCCGGTTCTGAAAATCCTGAAAGAACTTTAGCAAAAAATTCGATACCTATGCAATGGGAATATCCCGAATCAAATATAATTGAAAGCGAAGGTGCAACAGGGTATAATGGAAACATATTACAAATAGTCACTTCTTTAAGTGAAATAAAATTAAATAAAAGAGAAATTTTCTTAAAAATTATGTGCTCTTCTGCCATATCTCTACCCTATCCTGACAACTTTTTTGATGCGGTTTTCACAGATCCGCCGTATTATGACAATATCAATTATGCAGAACTTTCTGATTTCTTTTATGTATGGCTTAAAAGAAGTATTGGAGATTTGTATCCAGATTTATTTATGGCTCCATTAACTCCAAAATCTGAAGAAATAGTTTCAAATCCTATAAGACACGGAGATAGTGAAAAAGCAAAACAATTTTTTGAGGACATGATTAAAAAAGCTTTCAAAGAGATTTACCGCGTTTTAAAACCGAATGGAATCGCTATAATTGTTTATGCTCACAAGACAACTGCTGGTTGGGAAACTATTACAAACGCTCTTCTAGAATCTGGTTTAACTATAACAGCATCTTGGCCTATTAGCACAGAGATGAAATCCAGATTGTTGGCTAAAGAAACAGCTGCGCTTCAGTCATCAATCTATATCGTTGCCAGAAAAATCCAAAAGAAAGGTATTGGTTTATATCCGAAAGTTAGAAGAGAATTAAGAGAGTATCTTGATAAAAAACTTGAAAGACTATGGCAGGAAGGAATTTCAGGTGCAGATTTCTTTATTGCTGCAATTGGTGCTGGAATTGAGGTTTTTGGAAAATATGAGAAAGTTATTGATGATGAAGGAAAAGAAGTAAAGGCAGATAAGTTGCTTGAGGAAATAAGAGAGGTTACAGCCAACTTTGCGGTTAGGCAAATTCTTCATGATGGCTTTACAGGAGAAGTTTCACCATTAACAAGATTTTATGTTTTATGGAGATGGAATTTTGGGGAAGCTAAGGTACATTTTGATGAAGCAAGAAAACTTGCACAAAGCTTTGGGATAAATCTTGAAAGAGAGTGGAATAAAGGATTCATAAGGAAAGAAAAAGAATTCATAAGAGTTTTGGGTCCAAAAGAAAGAAATATAAAAGATTTGGAAGATTCGGAGGAACTAATTGATGCCTTGCATTATGTTTTGCTGTTGTGGGAGAAAGGAGAAAAGGAAAAATTATTAAAGAAGCTTTCAGAATCTTATGGTAATAGCGAAGCATTTTACAGAGTAGTTCAAGCAATAACCCAATGTTTACCGAATGAAAGCAAGGAGAAAAAATTATTAGAGGGATGCTTCCCTTCAGGTAAGAAGGAAAGACTAATGGAAGAAATAAGAAGCTTAACATCTCAAAGTAAATTAGGAAGGTGGGTAAAATGA
- a CDS encoding DUF499 domain-containing protein, whose protein sequence is MKPFHTIAVPHSDILEGRLTMDIFAADLWEVFNKRGPDEYKDAETFFKKTFVTKGLENLYKVVEKRIKGKGGDSVIQLQTPFGGGKTHALIGLYHKAKEWKSNVFVFVGDKLSPSDIVIWEELERQLTGKVKELKGRTVPSGEKIRQILESKQPVILLIDELVEYLIPARGIKVGESTFDSQVLSFIKRLTEVVSSLEKCILLVTSPSRTQYSEEDQHLLNLLSERLGRVEKSYTPVEEEEISNIIRKRLFSQIDENEAKKVVSDIVDYFRRENILPTGVEPSEYKTKFNESYPFMPEVIECFYHRWGSFPTFQRTRGVLRLLSLVLYNLKNQNISHVSLADVNLKDPEIRRELLKHIGNEFDSVIAADITDKNSGSKQVDNSLGASYKGLQLGTRCSTTIFLYSFSGGTEKGTNINEIKRSSSYLAVPSSIVSEAVDMLKERLFYVQYQAGKVFFTNQPNINRILLNKIENIEDGSVEEWEFEYLKTCIREGKLKTYLWPENSNDISDDTNLKLVILERNNKTFIKDIIENKGNSKRVNRNTIFFLAPVESKKQELQNSLKRKIAFEDLQIDSSLKLSEEQKREIKNSLKKEEENIKLKIREVYRLIYVPQKSKLEELDLGIPTYGFEINLPTEVFEKLKSEGIIIETIVPLVLKERYLKGRKYVSTKNIYENSLKTLGEDRVLSKLALEESIKEGVMQGIFGLGELKDGKTIPVYWKKYPTVGFGENEILIDRTICEREFEIKPEEKLLEEKVKTETTIDERSQKEAILRLELPLIKIPKGRVSQILGLLNYIQSKFDDVEIKIVAQEGSIEKEDYENKIKEALKQLGINIED, encoded by the coding sequence ATGAAACCTTTTCATACAATAGCAGTTCCGCATAGCGATATACTAGAAGGTAGACTAACAATGGACATCTTTGCTGCTGATTTATGGGAAGTCTTTAATAAACGCGGCCCTGATGAATACAAAGATGCTGAAACATTTTTCAAAAAGACTTTTGTAACAAAAGGTTTAGAGAATCTATACAAGGTGGTAGAAAAAAGGATAAAGGGTAAAGGTGGAGATTCCGTAATCCAATTGCAGACACCATTTGGAGGAGGAAAAACACATGCATTGATAGGCCTTTATCACAAAGCAAAAGAATGGAAATCAAATGTTTTTGTGTTTGTTGGTGATAAACTTTCTCCTTCTGATATAGTAATCTGGGAGGAATTGGAAAGACAACTCACAGGAAAGGTAAAAGAGCTTAAAGGAAGGACAGTTCCATCTGGTGAAAAGATAAGACAGATTCTAGAATCTAAACAGCCAGTTATACTATTGATTGATGAACTTGTTGAATATCTAATTCCAGCAAGGGGAATAAAGGTTGGCGAATCCACTTTTGATTCTCAAGTATTATCTTTTATAAAAAGACTAACAGAGGTTGTTAGCTCCTTAGAAAAATGTATTTTGCTTGTAACTTCACCTTCTAGAACTCAATATAGTGAAGAAGATCAACACTTACTTAATCTATTGTCAGAAAGATTAGGTAGAGTTGAAAAATCATATACTCCTGTAGAAGAAGAGGAAATATCGAACATCATAAGAAAAAGATTATTTTCTCAAATAGATGAGAATGAAGCTAAGAAAGTAGTATCTGATATTGTTGATTATTTCAGAAGAGAAAATATTCTACCAACAGGCGTAGAACCATCTGAGTATAAGACAAAATTTAATGAATCTTACCCATTTATGCCAGAGGTTATTGAATGTTTTTATCACAGATGGGGTAGTTTTCCAACATTTCAAAGGACCAGAGGTGTTCTGAGATTATTGTCGTTGGTCCTTTACAATCTTAAAAATCAAAACATAAGTCATGTATCTTTAGCTGACGTTAATTTAAAAGACCCTGAGATAAGAAGAGAGTTGTTGAAACATATCGGAAATGAATTTGATAGTGTGATTGCTGCAGACATAACAGATAAAAATTCTGGCTCAAAGCAGGTGGATAATTCTTTAGGAGCAAGTTACAAAGGCTTACAGTTAGGAACACGTTGTTCTACAACAATATTCCTTTACTCATTTTCTGGAGGAACAGAAAAAGGCACAAACATAAATGAAATCAAAAGGTCATCATCTTATTTAGCTGTCCCTTCCAGCATAGTTTCTGAAGCAGTAGACATGTTAAAAGAAAGATTGTTCTATGTACAGTATCAAGCTGGAAAAGTATTTTTCACAAATCAACCTAACATTAATCGCATTTTGTTAAATAAAATAGAAAATATAGAAGATGGGAGTGTTGAGGAATGGGAGTTTGAATATCTCAAAACTTGTATCAGAGAAGGTAAACTTAAAACTTACTTATGGCCAGAAAATTCAAATGATATCTCTGATGATACAAATCTAAAATTAGTTATCTTAGAGCGAAACAACAAAACTTTCATAAAAGACATAATAGAAAATAAAGGAAATTCTAAAAGAGTTAATAGAAATACTATTTTCTTTTTGGCTCCAGTAGAATCAAAAAAACAAGAATTACAAAATTCTCTAAAAAGAAAAATTGCATTTGAAGATTTGCAAATAGATAGCTCACTTAAGCTATCGGAAGAGCAAAAACGTGAGATTAAAAATTCTCTAAAGAAAGAAGAGGAAAATATAAAATTAAAAATAAGAGAAGTCTACCGTCTTATTTATGTTCCACAAAAAAGCAAATTAGAAGAGTTAGACTTGGGCATTCCAACCTATGGATTTGAAATAAATCTTCCCACCGAAGTATTTGAAAAACTCAAGTCAGAAGGAATTATCATTGAGACCATTGTACCTCTCGTACTTAAAGAAAGATACCTTAAAGGAAGAAAATATGTTTCTACTAAGAACATCTATGAAAATTCCTTAAAGACCCTTGGTGAGGACAGGGTTTTAAGCAAATTGGCTTTAGAAGAATCTATCAAAGAAGGGGTAATGCAAGGAATATTTGGGCTTGGTGAATTAAAGGATGGGAAAACAATCCCAGTTTATTGGAAAAAATATCCTACTGTTGGATTCGGTGAAAATGAAATTTTAATCGATAGGACAATCTGCGAGAGAGAATTTGAAATTAAGCCTGAGGAGAAGCTATTAGAAGAAAAAGTAAAAACTGAAACTACAATTGACGAGAGATCCCAAAAAGAAGCTATCTTGAGATTAGAATTACCTCTAATAAAGATTCCTAAAGGCAGGGTTTCTCAAATTTTAGGACTCTTAAATTATATTCAATCTAAGTTTGATGACGTAGAGATTAAGATAGTTGCACAGGAGGGGTCTATAGAAAAGGAAGACTATGAAAATAAAATAAAAGAAGCCCTTAAACAGTTGGGAATTAATATCGAAGATTGA
- a CDS encoding S16 family serine protease: MYKKICVILLTIILIFSGIYIFQLSKFGKKEEVLKTDCNLNSDGYPINEVKILLPAVKDDGDGMMVWLSVDVYPGSGRTLIDINNILFWEDTQESIRLAKEIAGNITGKNLSNFDLVYFIDANASKIEGPSAGPAVAIATIFALENKTLNNSVVISGYLRSDGRIGRVSGLLEKAQSAKENGVKLFIVPKGQRYQIKTETIKKCDEIGFTTFCRTETFSNRVDIEEEVGIDVVEVERLSDAIGYFNVN, encoded by the coding sequence ATGTATAAGAAAATTTGTGTCATACTTTTAACTATCATCCTAATTTTTTCTGGTATATACATATTTCAATTAAGTAAATTTGGGAAGAAAGAGGAAGTCCTGAAAACGGATTGCAACTTAAATTCTGATGGTTACCCAATCAATGAGGTGAAAATACTTCTTCCAGCTGTCAAGGATGATGGAGATGGTATGATGGTTTGGTTAAGTGTTGATGTTTACCCTGGAAGTGGGAGGACACTAATAGACATAAATAATATACTCTTTTGGGAGGACACACAGGAATCCATAAGGTTGGCAAAGGAGATAGCGGGAAATATAACAGGTAAAAACTTATCAAATTTTGATTTGGTTTATTTTATAGATGCAAATGCATCAAAGATAGAGGGACCTTCGGCGGGACCAGCAGTAGCAATAGCCACTATTTTTGCTTTGGAAAACAAAACATTAAATAATTCAGTTGTAATTTCAGGATATTTGAGAAGTGATGGAAGAATAGGAAGGGTTTCAGGACTTCTGGAGAAAGCTCAATCAGCGAAAGAAAATGGAGTAAAATTATTCATAGTCCCAAAAGGTCAGAGATATCAAATAAAAACAGAGACGATAAAAAAATGCGATGAAATTGGATTTACAACTTTTTGTAGAACTGAAACTTTTTCAAATAGAGTTGATATTGAAGAAGAAGTTGGGATAGATGTTGTTGAGGTTGAAAGGTTGAGTGATGCTATTGGTTATTTTAATGTTAATTAA
- the cysS gene encoding cysteine--tRNA ligase: MEIKLFNTLGKKKEVFKPIKKGFVGLYACGPTVYDYAHIGHFRAYIFVDTLVRMLRYNGLKVKHVMNITDVGHLTSDADTGEDKMEKGAKREGKTVWEIAEFYTKDFFDAMDKLNVKRPDIVCKATDHIQEMIELVKKIEKNGYTYRTSDGIYFDTSKLKDYGKLAGLDIEGLKEGARVEKNPEKRNPTDFALWKFAKEGEKRQMEWDSPWGPHSFPGWHIECTAMSMKYLGEIFDIHTGGVDHIPVHHTNEIAQAQAAIGKDSVRYWLHNEFVNIEGEKMSKSKGNIITMRDIEERGYEPLAVRYLFLTAHYRSKFNFTWDALESAQNTLRKLRDYMLNLKEGDGKKRDKKVIESYRKKFIELINDDLNTPIALSLMWKLIREETRINDRDKYELILDFDKIFGLRLDEIKVEEIPEEVKKLIQEREELRKKKDYKKSDEIRKKIIEMGFDVQDTKEGTKVRKI, from the coding sequence ATGGAGATAAAACTTTTCAATACATTGGGAAAGAAAAAAGAAGTATTCAAACCAATCAAAAAAGGTTTTGTTGGGCTTTATGCTTGTGGTCCTACGGTTTATGACTATGCCCATATAGGTCATTTCAGGGCTTATATTTTTGTGGATACGCTTGTCAGAATGCTGAGGTACAATGGATTAAAAGTAAAACACGTCATGAACATCACCGATGTGGGACATTTAACGAGTGATGCAGACACAGGAGAAGACAAGATGGAAAAGGGTGCCAAAAGGGAAGGTAAAACTGTTTGGGAAATTGCTGAATTTTACACAAAAGATTTCTTTGATGCAATGGATAAGTTGAATGTCAAAAGACCGGATATTGTCTGTAAGGCTACTGATCACATTCAAGAAATGATTGAACTTGTAAAAAAAATTGAAAAAAATGGTTACACTTACAGGACATCTGACGGGATTTACTTTGATACAAGCAAACTGAAAGATTATGGCAAGCTTGCTGGGTTGGATATAGAAGGTCTTAAAGAAGGGGCGAGGGTTGAAAAGAACCCCGAGAAAAGAAATCCAACAGATTTTGCTCTTTGGAAATTTGCAAAGGAAGGAGAAAAAAGGCAGATGGAATGGGATTCCCCATGGGGACCTCACTCTTTTCCGGGATGGCACATAGAATGTACGGCCATGTCTATGAAATATCTTGGTGAGATATTTGATATCCACACAGGGGGAGTTGACCATATACCAGTTCATCACACAAATGAAATAGCCCAAGCACAGGCAGCTATTGGAAAGGATTCTGTTAGATATTGGCTACACAATGAATTTGTCAATATAGAAGGAGAAAAGATGTCTAAATCAAAAGGAAACATAATAACCATGAGGGATATAGAAGAAAGGGGATATGAACCATTGGCTGTCAGATATCTTTTCTTGACAGCCCATTATAGATCAAAATTCAATTTCACATGGGATGCTTTGGAATCGGCACAAAATACTTTGAGAAAATTGAGGGATTATATGCTAAATTTAAAAGAAGGTGACGGAAAAAAGAGAGATAAAAAAGTTATCGAATCTTACAGGAAGAAATTCATCGAGTTGATAAACGATGATTTAAACACACCAATAGCCCTCTCTTTAATGTGGAAACTTATAAGGGAGGAAACAAGGATAAACGATAGGGATAAATATGAACTTATTCTTGATTTTGACAAGATATTCGGACTTAGGTTAGATGAAATAAAGGTTGAGGAAATTCCAGAAGAAGTAAAGAAACTAATTCAAGAGAGGGAAGAATTGAGGAAGAAAAAGGATTATAAAAAATCAGATGAAATCAGGAAAAAAATAATTGAAATGGGATTTGACGTTCAGGATACAAAGGAAGGTACGAAGGTTAGGAAGATTTAG